The Methanobacterium lacus genome includes a region encoding these proteins:
- a CDS encoding DUF5591 domain-containing protein, which produces MKIPCTIDESLYRPEVVRWRERMSLLEPLGDVVVVLPCSMRKPYTNSKSHSVFMRATKGVQEAILTSPFGVCPREMDRTYPIQSYDTSTTGDWSHEEIDLTGECLKSYVDGKDVIAHVSGGYREACEAHLEDAIYTVEDGRATSWESMDNLKKELRNYPRIKNSQKRINGFRSIARYQFNTKKGDSFIPDETKAVGRFTRKMIYNHEQFATLSFDTGLYSLNLPGGEKVYDMGVNWVEIDFEMKTNTLFTPGVVDADPNIVPMDEVVVVRDGEVMAVGKSVLSGKEMKSATKGVAVKIRHRKKN; this is translated from the coding sequence ATGAAAATACCATGTACCATTGATGAATCTTTATATCGGCCTGAAGTGGTCAGATGGCGTGAAAGAATGAGTTTGCTCGAACCACTGGGTGATGTGGTCGTGGTTTTACCATGCAGCATGAGAAAACCCTACACAAATTCCAAGTCCCACTCTGTATTTATGAGGGCAACCAAGGGTGTTCAGGAGGCAATTTTAACCTCACCATTTGGTGTTTGTCCACGTGAAATGGATCGCACCTATCCAATACAATCCTACGACACATCCACCACAGGAGACTGGTCCCACGAGGAAATTGATCTCACTGGAGAATGTCTTAAAAGCTACGTGGATGGAAAAGATGTGATTGCACATGTTTCAGGTGGTTACAGGGAGGCTTGTGAAGCACACCTTGAAGATGCCATTTACACGGTTGAAGATGGTAGGGCAACTTCATGGGAATCCATGGACAACCTTAAGAAGGAACTCAGAAATTATCCCAGGATCAAAAACAGTCAGAAACGAATTAATGGTTTCAGATCCATTGCAAGGTACCAGTTCAACACCAAAAAGGGCGATAGTTTCATACCAGATGAAACCAAAGCTGTTGGAAGATTCACACGTAAGATGATCTACAACCATGAACAGTTTGCAACACTGTCCTTCGATACTGGACTGTACTCCTTGAACCTTCCAGGTGGGGAGAAGGTGTACGACATGGGTGTTAACTGGGTTGAAATTGATTTTGAGATGAAGACCAACACCTTATTTACACCAGGAGTTGTTGATGCAGATCCGAATATCGTGCCAATGGATGAAGTTGTGGTAGTTAGAGATGGGGAAGTTATGGCCGTGGGTAAATCTGTGCTCAGTGGAAAAGAGATGAAATCTGCAACTAAAGGTGTTGCAGTGAAAATCAGACACAGAAAAAAGAATTAA